The proteins below come from a single Gossypium raimondii isolate GPD5lz chromosome 2, ASM2569854v1, whole genome shotgun sequence genomic window:
- the LOC105788667 gene encoding glutamate-1-semialdehyde 2,1-aminomutase 2, chloroplastic, with product MAASINGVGGVGFGGLTCSTKTPLPSSRSSSFRVQMSVPVEDKKRNYTLQKSQEAFNAALNLMPGGVNSPVRAFKSVGGQPIFMDSVKGSHMWDIDGNEYIDYVGSWGPAIIGHADDEVLEALAETMKKGTSFGSPCLLESDLAEMVISAVPSIEMVRFVNSGTEACMGALRLARTFTGQEKIIKFEGCYHGHADPFLVKAGSGVATLGLPDSPGVPKATTSGTLTAPYNDIAAVESLFNSNEGEIAAIILEPAVGNSGFITPKPDFLEAIRRLTKENGALLIFDEVMTGFRLSYGGAQEYFGITPDLTTLGKVIGGGLPVGAYGGRREIMEMVAPAGPMYQAGTLSGNPLAMTAGIQTLKRLKAPGTYEYLDRITRELVQGILNAGKKTGHAICGGHIRGMFGFFFTEGPVHNFDDAKKSDAAKFVRFYQGMLRKGVYFAPSQFEAGFTSLAHSPEDIQKTVAAAENVLSKI from the exons atggCGGCTTCAATCAATGGAGTCGGAGGAGTTGGTTTTGGTGGCCTAACTTGTTCTACCAAAACACCACTTCCTTCTTCACGATCCTCTTCTTTCCGTGTTCAAATGTCTGTTCCTGTTGAAGATAAGAAGAGGAATTATACCCTTCAAAAGTCACAAGAGGCTTTCAATGCTGCTCTG AATTTGATGCCTGGAGGTGTAAATTCTCCTGTTCGTGCTTTTAAATCTGTTGGTGGACAGCCTATTTTCATGGATTCGGTTAAGGGTTCGCACATGTGGGACATAGACGGTAATGAGTATATCGACTATGTTGGCTCTTGGGGACCAGCTATAATTGGTCATGCGGATGACGAG GTGCTTGAAGCTTTGGCTGAAACAATGAAGAAAGGAACCAGCTTTGGCAGTCCTTGTCTTCTTGAGAGTGATTTGGCAGAGATGGTAATCTCAGCTGTTCCAAGCATTGAAATGGTTCgatttgtaaactctggtacAGAAGCATGCATGGGTGCGCTCCGCCTTGCCCGCACCTTTACTGGCCAAGAAAAGATAATCAAATTTGAAGGTTGTTACCATGGCCATGCTGATCCATTTCTTGTCAAGGCAGGTAGCGGAGTTGCTACCCTAGGGCTGCCTGACTCTCCTGGTGTTCCGAAAGCAACCACTTCTGGAACTCTAACTGCCCCTTACAATGACATAGCAGCTGTTGAAAGTCTCTTTAACAGTAATGAAGGTGAAATAGCAGCAATTATTCTTGAACCTGCTGTTGGCAACTCTGGCTTCATTACCCCTAAACCAGACTTCCTTGAAGCCATACGTCGCCTAACCAAGGAAAACGGTGCACTCCTCATATTTGACGAAGTGATGACCGGATTTCGCTTGTCTTATGGTGGGGCACAGGAGTATTTTGGCATAACTCCTGATTTAACAACATTAGGGAAGGTAATTGGTGGTGGGCTGCCTGTTGGTGCATATGGAGGGAGGAGGGAGATTATGGAGATGGTGGCACCAGCAGGGCCAATGTATCAGGCTGGGACCTTGAGTGGGAACCCATTGGCAATGACAGCTGGGATACAGACCCTTAAGCGGTTGAAAGCACCGGGAACATATGAATACTTAGATAGGATCACTAGAGAACTTGTTCAAGGCATTCTAAATGCTGGAAAGAAGACAGGGCATGCAATTTGCGGAGGGCATATTAGAGGGATGTTTGGGTTTTTCTTCACAGAAGGGCCTGTTCACAACTTTGATGATGCAAAGAAGAGTGATGCAGCAAAATTTGTCAGGTTTTACCAAGGAATGCTGCGCAAAGGTGTTTACTTTGCTCCTTCACAATTTGAAGCTGGATTTACAAGCTTGGCACATTCTCCTGAAGACATCCAGAAGACAGTTGCAGCTGCTGAGAACGTTCTTAGCAAGATTTAA
- the LOC105788669 gene encoding membrane-anchored ubiquitin-fold protein 3: MLEEDLVDIKFRIYDGSDIGPFRYSATSTVDMLKQRIVSDWPKGKTIVPKSVNEVKLISSGKILENNKTVGLCKVPFGEVPGGAIIMHVVVQPSLAKAKTEKKIDDSPRKTVCSCSIL, encoded by the exons ATGCTGGAGGAGGATTTGGTGGATATAAAGTTCAGGATTTATGATGGCTCAGATATCGGACCGTTTCGATACTCCGCCACATCGACGGTGGATATGCTTAAGCAAAGAATTGTCTCTGATTGGCCCAAAG GTAAGACAATTGTTCCAAAATCAGTGAATGAAGTCAAGCTGATAAGTTCTGgtaaaattttggagaacaACAAGACCGTTGGTCTGTGTAAAGTACCCTTTGGTGAAGTTCCGGGTGGGGCTATAATAATGCATGTTGTAGTACAGCCATCCCTTGCAAAAGCTAAAACAG AAAAGAAGATTGATGATTCACCCAGAAAGACTGTCTGCTCATGTTCTATTTTGTGA
- the LOC105788668 gene encoding RNA pseudouridine synthase 7 isoform X1, translated as MKRDRDEAEEEGNEERNKRKMEIVWQTPAHPAQKQDYVFHNGKRHVRPYYFEFVSHVNKRWEGKTIVDLFAQEFRGRSRDYYVSAVKCGRIQVDGENIPVSYVVKRCQKISHFLHRHEPPVMAWDVEVLQNEPDVLTVCKPASVPVHPCGQYRKNTVLGILQAEYGLAPLYPIHRLDRLVSGLLIMAKNPAKADIFRQHIEAGLVQKQYVAKVVGVFPDAEQVVDANIDYNAREGRSTAEVGISNGDTTLKGKAACTKFTRISTNGIHSIVLCEPVTGRTHQIRVHLQCTGHPIANDMLYLSDDVVNRSTLGTTADRAAALSGGSPETSCESHKEEYKYCSEDFSIDPMCTHCPNLAPNGYDGHEEGLWLHCVRYTGPEWVYECPYPDWASLT; from the exons atgaaaagagatagagacgaagcagaagaagaaggaaacgaagagagaaacaaaaggaaaatggaGATTGTTTGGCAAACTCCTGCTCATCCTGCTCAGAAACAAGATTATGTTTTTCACAACG GGAAGCGCCATGTACGACCTTACTACTTTGAGTTCGTCTCTCAt GTTAATAAACGATGGGAAGGTAAAACAATAGTGGATTTGTTCGCTCAAGAGTTCAGAGGTCGATCTAGAGATTACTAT GTTAGTGCTGTCAAATGTGGACGGATACAAGTGGATGGAGAGAATATACCTGTTTCATACGTAGTTAAACGATGCCAGAAGATTAGCCACTTCTTACATAG GCATGAACCACCAGTGATGGCTTGGGATGTTGAAGTTCTTCAAAATGAACCTGATGTACTGACAGTTTGCAAACCTGCATCAGTTCCT GTACATCCATGTGGTCAATATCGTAAAAACACAGTTTTGGGTATTCTCCAAGCAGAGTATGGATTGGCTCCTTTGTATC CCATTCATCGACTAGATCGTCTAGTCTCAGGACTGCTTATCATGGCCAAAAATCCAGCTAAAGCTGACATTTTCAGGCAGCAT ATCGAAGCTGGACTAGTGCAGAAACAGTATGTTGCAAAGGTTGTTGGAGTGTTTCCGGATGCTGAG cAAGTTGTTGATGCCAACATAGATTACAATGCTAGAGAGGGAAGGAGCACTGCAGAG GTTGGCATCTCTAATGGTGATACTACCTTGAAGGGAAAGGCTGCTTGTACAAAGTTTACTAGGATTAGCACCAATGGGATTCATAGCATTGTCTTGTGTGAACCAGTTACCGGCCGAACTCATCAA ATTCGTGTGCATTTGCAGTGTACAGGTCATCCAATAGCCAATGACATGCTTTATCTTTCAGACGATGTTGTTAATCGCTCTACATTAGGAACAACTGCTGATAGAGCTGCAGCTCTTTCTGGAGGTTCTCCTGAAACCAGTTGTGAGAGTCATAAGGAAGAATACAAGTACTGTAGTGAAGATTTCAGCATCGATCCTATGTGTACGCACTGTCCTAATTTAGCTCCAAACGG GTATGATGGGCATGAAGAAGGATTATGGCTACACTGTGTGCGTTACACTGGACCGGAATGGGTTTACGAATGCCCATATCCTGACTGGGCATCACTCACTTAA
- the LOC105788665 gene encoding omega-hydroxypalmitate O-feruloyl transferase, translating to MADISNGTKGFAVKQGEPTRVLPAEETKKGLYYLGNLDQNIAVIIRTIYLFKSESKGNEDAAEQVKNGLSRILVHHHPLAGRLTISSEGKLIVDCTGEGAVFVEAEANCGIEEMGDITKPDPNILGKLVYEISGAQNLLEIPLLVIQVTKFKCGGFSIGMSMNHCMLDGIAAMEFVNGWGEVTRGLPLKTPPFLDRTILKPRNPPMIEFEHHEFDEIEDISNTNKLYEEEEMVYKTFLFDPDKLGQLKEQALEDGVLSKCTTFEVLAGFVWRARCKALNLVPQQKTKLLFAADGRKRFIPPLPEGFAGNGIVLTYSISTAGELAEKPLSFAVGLIQQAVKLATDSFMRSAIDYFEVTRARPSLDGTVLITAWSKLSFYTIDFGWGEPISTGPVALPEKPVLIFLPHQKDKKSINLLLGLPVSAMNSFEELMQV from the exons ATGGCGGATATTAGCAATGGTACCAAAGGTTTTGCAGTGAAACAAGGAGAACCAACTCGGGTCCTTCCTGCAGAAGAGACAAAGAAGGGTCTTTATTACCTGGGAAACCTTGACCAAAACATTGCAGTCATAATTCGAACCATTTACTTGTTTAAGTCAGAGTCTAAAGGGAATGAAGATGCTGCGGAACAAGTTAAAAATGGTTTGTCAAGGATTCTTGTTCATCATCATCCACTTGCTGGGCGACTAACCATCAGCTCCGAAGGGAAGCTCATAGTGGACTGCACCGGGGAGGGGGCTGTTTTTGTGGAGGCTGAAGCTAATTGTGGGATTGAAGAGATGGGGGACATAACAAAGCCTGACCCTAACATTCTTGGAAAGTTGGTTTATGAAATTTCTGGTGCTCAGAACTTGCTAGAGATACCTCTTTTGGTGATTCAG GTGACTAAATTTAAGTGTGGAGGATTTTCTATTGGGATGAGCATGAACCACTGTATGCTTGATGGGATTGCTGCTATGGAATTTGTGAATGGATGGGGTGAAGTTACCAGAGGCTTGCCATTAAAGACCCCTCCATTTTTAGACAGAACCATACTGAAACCCCGAAACCCACCTATGATAGAGTTCGAGCACCATGAATTTGATGAGATTGAAGATATATCAAACACAAACAAGCTgtatgaagaagaagaaatggttTACAAGACCTTCCTGTTTGATCCAGATAAGCTTGGACAACTCAAGGAACAAGCCCTTGAAGATGGGGTTTTATCCAAATGCACCACATTCGAAGTCCTTGCAGGGTTTGTGTGGAGAGCTCGATGCAAAGCATTAAACTTGGTTCCTCAGCAAAAAACTAAGCTCCTCTTTGCTGCTGATGGGAGAAAAAGATTCATACCACCATTACCTGAAGGTTTTGCAGGTAATGGGATTGTTTTAACATATTCAATCTCCACTGCCGGTGAGTTAGCTGAGAAGCCATTATCATTTGCTGTGGGATTGATCCAACAGGCGGTCAAATTGGCGACAGACAGTTTTATGCGATCAGCCATTGATTATTTTGAAGTGACAAGAGCTAGGCCATCTTTGGATGGAACTGTTCTTATTACAGCTTGGTCTAAACTATCTTTTTACACCATAGATTTTGGTTGGGGAGAACCCATTTCAACAGGGCCTGTTGCTTTGCCTGAAAAGCCAGTTCTGATTTTCCTTCCTCATCAGAAAGATAAGAAAAGCATTAATTTACTGTTGGGGTTGCCTGTTTCAGCAATGAATAGCTTTGAAGAACTGATGCAGGTTTAA
- the LOC105788668 gene encoding RNA pseudouridine synthase 7 isoform X2: protein MKRDRDEAEEEGNEERNKRKMEIVWQTPAHPAQKQDYVFHNGKRHVRPYYFEFVSHVNKRWEGKTIVDLFAQEFRGRSRDYYVSAVKCGRIQVDGENIPVSYVVKRCQKISHFLHRHEPPVMAWDVEVLQNEPDVLTVCKPASVPVHPCGQYRKNTVLGILQAEYGLAPLYPIHRLDRLVSGLLIMAKNPAKADIFRQHIEAGLVQKQYVAKVVGVFPDAEVGISNGDTTLKGKAACTKFTRISTNGIHSIVLCEPVTGRTHQIRVHLQCTGHPIANDMLYLSDDVVNRSTLGTTADRAAALSGGSPETSCESHKEEYKYCSEDFSIDPMCTHCPNLAPNGYDGHEEGLWLHCVRYTGPEWVYECPYPDWASLT from the exons atgaaaagagatagagacgaagcagaagaagaaggaaacgaagagagaaacaaaaggaaaatggaGATTGTTTGGCAAACTCCTGCTCATCCTGCTCAGAAACAAGATTATGTTTTTCACAACG GGAAGCGCCATGTACGACCTTACTACTTTGAGTTCGTCTCTCAt GTTAATAAACGATGGGAAGGTAAAACAATAGTGGATTTGTTCGCTCAAGAGTTCAGAGGTCGATCTAGAGATTACTAT GTTAGTGCTGTCAAATGTGGACGGATACAAGTGGATGGAGAGAATATACCTGTTTCATACGTAGTTAAACGATGCCAGAAGATTAGCCACTTCTTACATAG GCATGAACCACCAGTGATGGCTTGGGATGTTGAAGTTCTTCAAAATGAACCTGATGTACTGACAGTTTGCAAACCTGCATCAGTTCCT GTACATCCATGTGGTCAATATCGTAAAAACACAGTTTTGGGTATTCTCCAAGCAGAGTATGGATTGGCTCCTTTGTATC CCATTCATCGACTAGATCGTCTAGTCTCAGGACTGCTTATCATGGCCAAAAATCCAGCTAAAGCTGACATTTTCAGGCAGCAT ATCGAAGCTGGACTAGTGCAGAAACAGTATGTTGCAAAGGTTGTTGGAGTGTTTCCGGATGCTGAG GTTGGCATCTCTAATGGTGATACTACCTTGAAGGGAAAGGCTGCTTGTACAAAGTTTACTAGGATTAGCACCAATGGGATTCATAGCATTGTCTTGTGTGAACCAGTTACCGGCCGAACTCATCAA ATTCGTGTGCATTTGCAGTGTACAGGTCATCCAATAGCCAATGACATGCTTTATCTTTCAGACGATGTTGTTAATCGCTCTACATTAGGAACAACTGCTGATAGAGCTGCAGCTCTTTCTGGAGGTTCTCCTGAAACCAGTTGTGAGAGTCATAAGGAAGAATACAAGTACTGTAGTGAAGATTTCAGCATCGATCCTATGTGTACGCACTGTCCTAATTTAGCTCCAAACGG GTATGATGGGCATGAAGAAGGATTATGGCTACACTGTGTGCGTTACACTGGACCGGAATGGGTTTACGAATGCCCATATCCTGACTGGGCATCACTCACTTAA
- the LOC105788670 gene encoding bidirectional sugar transporter SWEET10, giving the protein MALHVSWAFVFGILGNVVSFLVSLAPLPTFYQIYKKRTSEGYQSIPYVVSLFSAMLWIYYALLKKDAMLLITINTFCVFIQTFYIVVYFYYGPKKEKLVTLKLILLFNVFGFGAIFFSTFFLKNPLIRLQILGYICMGFALCVFVAPLGILRKVIKTKSVEYMPFTLSVFLTLGAVMWFFYGLLLKDMNIAVPNVLGFIFGILQMILYAIYKNYPKKMVEDPKLQLSAQQVVVDVVKLGSTTVCLEVNAVGPNPNNGEGTDEAQNIKTNNTTDASNEV; this is encoded by the exons ATGGCTCTTCATGTCTCTTGGGCTTTCGTTTTTGGCATTCTGG gAAACGTTGTTTCATTTCTGGTTTCCCTTGCTCCCCT GCCCACATTTTACCAAATATACAAGAAGAGAACATCGGAAGGGTACCAATCAATCCCTTACGTGGTATCACTCTTCAGTGCGATGCTTTGGATTTACTATGCACTCCTTAAGAAGGATGCTATGCTTCTCATCACCATCAACACTTTCTGCGTTTTCATTCAGACTTTTTACATTGTTGTTTACTTTTACTATGGCCCAAAGAAGGAAAAG TTGGTGACACTGAAACTTATCCTCCTCTTCAATGTTTTCGGGTTCGGAGCCATCTTTTTCTCAACTTTCTTCCTTAAAAACCCTTTGATCCGTCTCCAAATTCTTGGATACATTTGCATGGGATTCGCTTTGTGTGTGTTCGTTGCACCTCTCGGCATTTTG AGAAAAGTGATAAAAACCAAGAGCGTGGAGTATATGCCATTTACTTTATCAGTTTTCCTCACTCTCGGAGCAGTGATGTGGTTTTTTTACGGCCTTTTGTTGAAGGATATGAACATTGCT GTTCCCAATGTACTTGGGTTTATCTTTGGAATTCTTCAAATGATTCTTTACGCCATATACAAGAACTACCCCAAGAAAATGGTGGAAGATCCCAAGCTTCAATTATCGGCTCAGCAAGTAGTCGTCGACGTCGTCAAACTGGGATCGACGACGGTGTGTTTGGAAGTGAACGCGGTGGGTCCTAACCCCAACAATGGTGAGGGAACCGATGAAGCTCAAAATATCAAGACTAACAACACTACAGATGCTTCAAACGAAGTCTGA